The Saccharothrix variisporea genome has a segment encoding these proteins:
- a CDS encoding tetratricopeptide repeat protein, translating to MVLLNHTSVDSDTATLCDLATHLGHYLKQHGDINTGIALLTRASHSLERLHGPDHPDTLTSRANLALAYHWAGDLERAIALSEATLADRQRVLGPHHPATLTSRNNLAGAYLSASDLDRAIPLLTASLSDAEQLLGPEHPHTLIARNNLAGAYLSASDPERATPLFEMALADYERVLGPDNLNTLGARNSLARAYRSASDWARAIPLYEAALVDCERIWGPGHLHTLTARRDLANACHSAGDWERAIPLYETSSAGAERLLGLDDLNTLTARINLASAYRSAGDLEKAIPLYEATLAQAERVLGPGHPLTRTIRSNVETATRSDN from the coding sequence GTGGTGCTGCTCAACCACACCTCCGTCGACAGCGACACCGCAACGCTCTGCGACCTCGCGACACACCTCGGCCACTACCTCAAGCAACACGGCGACATCAACACCGGCATCGCGCTGCTCACCCGTGCCTCCCACAGCCTCGAACGCCTCCACGGTCCCGACCATCCGGACACGCTGACCTCCCGTGCCAACCTCGCGCTCGCCTATCACTGGGCGGGTGATCTGGAACGAGCGATCGCGCTGTCCGAAGCCACGCTCGCTGATCGGCAACGGGTGCTGGGACCCCATCATCCGGCCACGCTGACCTCGCGCAACAATCTCGCCGGCGCCTACCTCTCAGCAAGTGACCTGGATCGAGCGATTCCGCTGTTGACGGCGAGCCTGTCCGATGCCGAGCAATTATTGGGACCCGAGCACCCGCACACACTGATCGCTCGCAACAATCTCGCCGGGGCCTACCTCTCGGCAAGTGATCCGGAACGGGCGACTCCGTTGTTCGAGATGGCACTGGCGGATTACGAGCGAGTGCTGGGACCCGACAACCTGAACACTTTGGGCGCCCGCAACAGCCTGGCACGCGCCTACCGGTCGGCGAGCGACTGGGCGAGGGCGATTCCGCTGTACGAAGCGGCCTTGGTCGACTGCGAGCGGATATGGGGACCCGGCCACCTGCACACGCTGACCGCCCGCCGCGACCTCGCCAATGCCTGTCATTCGGCAGGTGACTGGGAACGAGCGATACCACTGTACGAAACATCTTCTGCCGGCGCCGAACGCCTACTGGGACTCGACGACCTCAACACGTTGACGGCGCGCATCAACCTCGCAAGCGCCTACCGGTCGGCAGGTGACTTGGAGAAGGCGATTCCGCTGTACGAGGCAACCCTGGCTCAAGCCGAGCGGGTGCTGGGGCCAGGCCACCCATTGACCAGAACGATCCGCTCAAACGTCGAGACCGCGACACGGTCCGACAACTGA
- a CDS encoding phosphotransferase family protein gives MTEALPDEVTGWLAARLPRGGRIARIAQLPGGYRNQNLLIATDDDKFVLRRYLKGNTCGVEQELATRLSGVVPIAEVVDADPTGALAGEPVLLSRFVEGTSLDQVVLDLPAPEATELGHRVGSALAAIGTIRFTAPGFFSGPDLTPASGGADSADLITFTTSRLDDLVGFDSLEKTALLALAEHDQRALDAVPSEARLVHADFNGKNLLVTRRGGHWSVSAVLDWEFAFSGNPLSDVGNMLRFPEDTGPHFTTAFIDAFTADAGPLPDNWHHLSQALDLFALVDLLTLPSTHPLHAKVSDAVRTRITATTGRLPETEPRSNADRQPRRPPS, from the coding sequence TTGACAGAGGCGTTGCCCGACGAGGTGACCGGATGGCTGGCCGCCCGGCTCCCCCGGGGCGGTCGCATCGCCAGGATCGCGCAACTGCCCGGCGGCTACCGCAACCAGAACCTCTTGATCGCCACCGACGACGACAAGTTCGTCCTCCGCCGGTACCTCAAAGGCAACACGTGCGGGGTCGAGCAGGAACTCGCCACCCGGTTGAGCGGGGTGGTCCCGATCGCCGAGGTGGTCGACGCCGACCCGACCGGCGCGCTCGCCGGCGAACCCGTGCTGCTCTCGCGGTTCGTCGAAGGAACTTCCCTCGACCAAGTGGTGCTCGACCTACCCGCCCCGGAGGCCACCGAGCTGGGCCACCGGGTCGGGTCCGCGCTGGCGGCGATCGGAACCATCCGCTTCACCGCACCGGGCTTCTTCTCCGGCCCGGACCTGACGCCGGCCTCCGGCGGAGCCGACAGCGCCGACCTGATCACGTTCACCACCAGCCGCCTCGACGACCTCGTGGGGTTCGACAGCCTGGAGAAAACCGCGCTGCTGGCCCTGGCCGAACACGACCAACGAGCACTCGACGCCGTCCCGAGCGAGGCACGGCTGGTGCACGCGGACTTCAACGGCAAGAACCTCCTCGTCACCCGGCGAGGTGGGCACTGGTCGGTGAGCGCGGTGCTGGACTGGGAATTCGCCTTCAGCGGCAACCCGCTGAGCGACGTGGGCAACATGCTGCGCTTCCCCGAAGACACAGGCCCCCACTTCACGACCGCCTTCATCGACGCCTTCACAGCCGACGCGGGACCACTGCCCGACAACTGGCACCACCTCAGCCAGGCACTGGACCTGTTCGCCCTGGTCGACCTGCTCACCCTGCCCAGCACACACCCCCTGCACGCCAAGGTGTCCGACGCGGTACGAACCCGGATCACCGCCACCACCGGCCGCCTCCCCGAGACCGAGCCCCGTTCCAACGCGGACCGGCAACCCCGGCGGCCTCCAAGCTGA